A stretch of Crossiella cryophila DNA encodes these proteins:
- a CDS encoding DegT/DnrJ/EryC1/StrS family aminotransferase, translating into MVPFFPDDLFTADREVLLDLLYELGTGPSQRFILGEHTARFERELREQLGAADVVACSSGTSALTMLLHAMEVGPGDEVITPAFGCAPLAATVVNLGARPVFADIDPVTMTMDPEHAERLISPRTKVLMPAHMFSAMADMPAFTDLAARHGLRLLEDSAVAQGGVLDGRPAGLWGEAGVYSFVQVKTFGSIGEGGAVVTKDPELGRAVRMLRNHGQDGRTRFRHHRIGYNSRFDELMALFQLHRLPGLPARLERRAHIAAYYNARFEPLAEQGIQPPPGGRNGRCYYVYCLRARGRDELQQHLARQGVGTHVYYPRPLPRQPAFAACARGSWPRAELASQEILALPIYPHLTDTQVERIADAVCSFVPAPAPAGTR; encoded by the coding sequence ATGGTGCCCTTCTTCCCCGACGACCTGTTCACCGCCGACCGCGAGGTGCTCCTGGACCTGCTCTACGAGCTGGGCACCGGGCCGTCGCAGCGGTTCATCCTGGGTGAGCACACCGCCCGGTTCGAGCGGGAACTGCGTGAGCAGCTCGGCGCGGCGGACGTGGTCGCGTGTTCGAGTGGCACCTCGGCGCTGACGATGTTGTTGCACGCCATGGAGGTCGGGCCGGGCGATGAGGTGATCACGCCCGCCTTCGGTTGCGCGCCACTGGCCGCCACCGTGGTCAACCTGGGTGCGCGGCCGGTGTTCGCCGACATCGACCCGGTCACCATGACCATGGACCCCGAACACGCCGAACGGCTGATCTCACCGCGTACCAAGGTGTTGATGCCCGCGCACATGTTCTCCGCGATGGCCGACATGCCCGCCTTCACCGATCTCGCGGCCCGGCACGGGCTGCGGCTGCTGGAGGACTCCGCGGTCGCCCAGGGCGGGGTCCTGGACGGGCGGCCCGCCGGACTGTGGGGTGAGGCGGGGGTGTACTCCTTCGTCCAGGTCAAGACCTTCGGCAGCATTGGCGAGGGCGGGGCGGTGGTGACCAAGGATCCCGAACTGGGCCGGGCGGTGCGGATGCTGCGCAACCACGGCCAGGACGGCCGGACCCGGTTCCGGCACCACCGGATCGGCTACAACAGCCGGTTCGACGAGCTGATGGCGTTGTTCCAGCTGCACCGGCTGCCGGGTCTGCCCGCGCGGCTGGAACGGCGGGCACACATCGCCGCCTACTACAACGCCCGGTTCGAACCCCTTGCCGAGCAAGGGATCCAGCCCCCACCGGGCGGCCGCAACGGGCGCTGCTACTACGTGTACTGCCTGCGTGCGCGAGGCCGGGACGAACTGCAGCAGCACCTGGCGCGCCAGGGTGTGGGCACGCACGTCTACTACCCCCGGCCGCTGCCGCGTCAACCCGCTTTCGCCGCCTGTGCGAGGGGTTCCTGGCCGCGGGCCGAGCTGGCCAGTCAGGAGATCCTGGCGCTGCCGATCTATCCGCACCTCACCGACACCCAGGTCGAGCGGATCGCCGACGCCGTCTGCTCGTTCGTGCCTGCCCCGGCCCCGGCTGGCACCCGATGA
- a CDS encoding UbiA family prenyltransferase, whose protein sequence is MRTVALPAEGRLRTYARLSKLDIFDYYLSLPLVLTLLPISLLAEPGILVLLGLFLAGEIILMASLVAFDDLTGYRDGSDAINYGPDAPARRMLRKPLVAGTLTEHQVLRFAWGAFLVGALCWAGAVWLAPAPPLWALVLTGVMLVLYPQYSYGLKLSYIGCQEFYLAFIGWVLVLAPLGLAGGELTGFTVVQALLFGLGPLLFGVYSNTNDVRGDRSVGRITVATKTSVEGNRLFVLALTLAEMALIVGSSALEIAPWWFAFALAPTLILRALQFGQGFRDCDILRARRLGIHVHRITVALLIVINLVVRQS, encoded by the coding sequence GTGCGCACCGTCGCCCTGCCGGCCGAAGGCAGACTGCGCACCTACGCGCGACTGTCCAAACTGGACATCTTCGACTACTACCTGAGCCTGCCCCTGGTGCTCACCCTGCTGCCGATCAGCCTGCTCGCCGAACCCGGGATCCTGGTGCTGCTGGGGCTTTTCCTGGCCGGGGAGATCATCCTGATGGCCTCGCTGGTGGCCTTCGACGACCTGACCGGGTACCGCGACGGCAGCGACGCGATCAACTACGGCCCGGACGCGCCCGCCCGCCGGATGCTCCGGAAACCCTTGGTGGCCGGGACGTTGACCGAACACCAGGTGCTGCGGTTCGCCTGGGGCGCGTTCCTCGTCGGGGCGCTGTGCTGGGCGGGCGCGGTGTGGCTGGCGCCCGCGCCGCCACTGTGGGCGCTGGTGCTCACCGGGGTGATGCTGGTGCTGTACCCGCAGTACTCCTACGGGCTCAAGCTCAGCTACATCGGCTGCCAGGAGTTCTACCTGGCCTTCATCGGCTGGGTGCTGGTGCTGGCCCCGCTCGGCCTTGCCGGGGGTGAGCTGACCGGGTTCACCGTGGTGCAGGCGCTGCTGTTCGGGTTGGGGCCGTTGCTGTTCGGGGTGTACTCCAACACCAACGACGTGCGCGGGGACCGGAGCGTCGGGCGGATCACGGTGGCCACCAAGACCAGCGTCGAGGGCAACCGGCTGTTCGTGCTCGCGCTGACCCTGGCCGAGATGGCGCTGATCGTCGGCTCCTCGGCGCTGGAGATCGCGCCCTGGTGGTTCGCTTTCGCGTTGGCACCGACGTTGATCCTGCGTGCGCTGCAGTTCGGGCAGGGCTTCCGGGACTGCGACATCCTGCGTGCCCGCAGGCTCGGCATCCACGTGCACCGGATCACCGTGGCGCTGCTGATCGTGATCAACCTGGTGGTGCGGCAGTCATGA
- a CDS encoding protoporphyrinogen/coproporphyrinogen oxidase yields MSPDLDVAVVGAGIAGLTLAHTLRQQGRSVRVFEAADHVGGRMASVRRDGYLIDTGAEQISDRGYDQTWRLLHELGVDSVAVPKVSVGIGMWRDGRAHAGVAHPRGVLTGAGLSPRARLDLVRLMATGARRAGVSTVAEFSERYHPDIGAYLLQPVTGGFFGWHQDRSAVAPFLDLLRMVGPSTGWRTYRDGMDTLARLLATQLEVTTGCAVREVLSGNGSARLGTDAGTFTARTVALCLPAPQARAIHLNPPAAEQSYLDACTYTPMLKVSCLLDRPLGPACARELYCLLLPEIEDGVLGGIVVDHAKHRGRAPHGKGLLTLLAAPRAIPDLLDAPEELLTGTLTTAAERYVPGLASALISAHSHRFRHGLPEVTPAALRLQPAFHRRPPGPVEYAGDWILLRPNSEAAIQSALLAARRIQATTTLTLRREPA; encoded by the coding sequence ATGAGCCCTGACCTGGATGTGGCCGTGGTCGGCGCGGGCATCGCCGGCCTGACCCTGGCGCACACGTTGCGGCAGCAGGGGCGCTCGGTGCGGGTGTTCGAGGCCGCTGACCACGTGGGTGGGCGGATGGCCTCCGTGCGCCGGGACGGGTACCTCATCGACACCGGGGCCGAGCAGATATCCGACCGCGGCTACGACCAGACCTGGCGACTGCTGCACGAGCTGGGCGTGGATTCCGTTGCGGTGCCGAAGGTTTCCGTCGGGATCGGGATGTGGCGGGACGGCCGCGCGCACGCCGGGGTGGCGCATCCACGTGGGGTGCTCACCGGGGCTGGGCTCTCACCGCGGGCCCGGCTGGATCTGGTGCGGTTGATGGCCACCGGGGCTCGCCGGGCCGGAGTGTCCACAGTGGCCGAATTCAGCGAGCGGTACCACCCGGACATCGGCGCGTACCTGCTGCAGCCGGTCACCGGCGGGTTCTTCGGCTGGCACCAGGACCGGTCGGCGGTGGCCCCGTTCCTGGACCTGCTGCGGATGGTCGGGCCGTCCACCGGATGGCGCACCTACCGCGATGGCATGGACACCCTGGCCCGCCTGCTGGCCACCCAGCTGGAGGTGACCACCGGCTGCGCGGTGCGGGAGGTGCTGTCGGGCAACGGATCCGCGCGCCTGGGCACCGACGCGGGCACGTTCACCGCGCGCACGGTCGCGCTGTGCCTGCCCGCGCCACAGGCCAGGGCGATCCACCTGAACCCGCCCGCCGCCGAACAGTCCTATCTGGACGCCTGCACCTACACGCCGATGCTCAAGGTGAGCTGCCTACTGGACCGGCCGCTCGGACCGGCCTGCGCACGCGAGCTGTACTGCCTGCTGCTGCCCGAGATCGAGGACGGCGTGCTCGGCGGGATCGTGGTCGATCACGCCAAACACCGCGGTCGCGCGCCACACGGCAAGGGCCTGCTGACGCTGCTCGCGGCACCCCGGGCCATCCCGGATCTCCTTGACGCGCCGGAGGAACTTCTCACCGGCACACTGACCACGGCCGCCGAGCGGTACGTGCCCGGCCTGGCCTCGGCGCTGATCTCCGCGCACAGTCACCGGTTCCGGCACGGACTGCCCGAAGTCACCCCGGCCGCGCTGCGCCTGCAACCGGCCTTCCACCGGCGGCCGCCCGGACCGGTGGAGTACGCGGGCGACTGGATCCTGTTGCGCCCCAACAGCGAGGCCGCCATCCAGAGCGCGCTGCTGGCCGCCAGGCGGATCCAGGCCACCACCACACTGACCTTGCGGAGGGAACCGGCGTGA
- a CDS encoding AMP-binding protein — protein MGVLFDECAERGIRTIVHLDRPFDLAPGTSHDLPALAGLVRTAAGWLAAAGLRRGERVAILKDNHWDYDLLACAAIRLGAVPALLSGQLPPETVEVLLKRLDPALLVSNGRHLAVGDLPALARRTLTLDHGPKGVLTLDDVRGHSAPGPQRRSADAPLVINHTSGTTGLPKLVTHSTRTIIGRLARFEAIRWPVIGTRRTDTVASASSFAHGRTFCWTASVLCLAPEKILILSGEHDRELLEQHPPSLLEALPSWYVRHQHLTAEPANPFRRVRLFVSTYDAMHPPTVRAYLHASRRNRPLWMQGWGQTETGPLTFRFLTRKALAHSHDPEPTTRNLGHPLPGRTRLRVVDPSTFAPLPPGHTGLVLARTKARCLDYVGEPDRFAAKDTAGWWNTGDLGRQTRSGAILFLDREVDRTPELSCVRTEDLLEERLPEVLEAVVLGVLGQPPIPVLVTADGTLDAFAWKRALRDLPPLADPVALTWAQVPRTGTGKVRRQELLDRLVGRAARHGSGRWT, from the coding sequence ATGGGTGTGCTCTTCGACGAGTGCGCCGAACGCGGCATCCGGACCATCGTGCACCTGGACCGGCCGTTCGACCTGGCTCCCGGCACCAGCCACGACCTGCCCGCACTGGCCGGGCTGGTGCGCACCGCCGCGGGCTGGCTGGCCGCCGCCGGACTGCGCAGGGGCGAACGGGTGGCCATCCTCAAGGACAACCACTGGGACTACGATCTGCTTGCCTGCGCGGCGATCCGGCTCGGCGCGGTGCCCGCGCTGCTGTCCGGCCAGCTGCCGCCGGAGACGGTCGAGGTGCTGCTCAAACGCCTCGACCCGGCCCTGCTGGTCAGCAACGGCCGCCACCTCGCCGTCGGTGACCTGCCCGCGCTGGCCCGGCGCACACTCACCCTGGACCACGGCCCCAAGGGTGTGCTCACCCTGGACGACGTGCGCGGGCACAGCGCACCCGGCCCGCAGCGGCGCTCCGCCGACGCGCCGCTGGTCATCAACCACACCTCGGGCACCACCGGGCTGCCCAAGCTGGTCACCCACTCCACCAGGACGATCATCGGGCGGCTGGCCCGGTTCGAGGCGATCCGCTGGCCGGTGATCGGCACCCGGCGCACCGACACGGTGGCCAGCGCCAGCTCCTTCGCACACGGCCGCACCTTCTGCTGGACCGCCAGCGTGCTCTGCCTGGCCCCGGAGAAGATCCTCATCCTCAGCGGCGAACACGACCGCGAACTCCTCGAACAGCATCCGCCGAGCCTGCTGGAGGCACTGCCCTCCTGGTACGTGCGGCACCAGCACCTCACCGCGGAGCCCGCCAACCCGTTCCGGCGGGTGCGGCTGTTCGTCAGCACCTACGACGCCATGCACCCGCCGACCGTGCGCGCCTACCTGCACGCCTCCCGGCGCAACCGTCCACTGTGGATGCAGGGCTGGGGGCAGACCGAGACCGGGCCGCTCACCTTCCGCTTCCTCACCCGCAAAGCCCTGGCCCACAGCCATGATCCGGAACCCACCACCCGGAACCTCGGCCACCCGCTGCCGGGACGAACCCGGCTGCGGGTGGTCGATCCCAGCACCTTCGCCCCGCTGCCGCCAGGGCACACCGGGCTGGTGCTGGCCCGCACCAAGGCCCGCTGCCTGGACTACGTCGGCGAGCCGGATCGGTTCGCGGCCAAGGACACCGCGGGCTGGTGGAACACCGGCGACCTGGGCAGGCAGACCCGCTCCGGCGCGATCCTGTTCCTGGACCGCGAGGTCGACCGCACCCCCGAACTGAGCTGCGTGCGCACCGAGGACCTCCTGGAGGAACGGCTGCCCGAGGTACTGGAGGCCGTTGTGCTCGGCGTGCTCGGGCAGCCGCCGATCCCGGTGCTGGTCACCGCGGACGGCACCCTGGACGCCTTCGCCTGGAAACGCGCCCTGCGTGACCTGCCGCCGCTGGCCGACCCGGTCGCGCTCACCTGGGCGCAGGTGCCACGCACCGGCACCGGCAAGGTCCGGCGTCAGGAACTTCTCGACCGACTGGTCGGTAGGGCCGCACGGCACGGCAGCGGGCGGTGGACGTGA
- a CDS encoding class I SAM-dependent methyltransferase yields MSAPVFSDNRSEHALDQHRCLSEAYDPITRSRLAAAGVGSGWRCLEVGAGNGSIAAWLAERVGPDGWVLATDLEPRHLTCRPRLSVLRHDIRYDPLPSNAFDLVHARQVLPLLPDRLSVLHRLIGALRPGGVLQLDDLDLGYGPALLTPDQRSAELYARFLAAKAEVMSATGADGSWGSRVATAMREAGLVEVDPVPHLSQWRPDSPGLRLQLNHTYRLREPLLAAGLTEDDLTDLRALLTDPGFRAASCVFYSVQGRRP; encoded by the coding sequence GTGAGCGCCCCGGTCTTCTCCGACAACCGCAGCGAACACGCCCTCGACCAGCATCGATGCCTGTCCGAGGCCTACGACCCGATCACCAGGTCACGGCTGGCCGCGGCCGGGGTCGGCAGTGGCTGGCGGTGCCTGGAGGTCGGCGCGGGCAACGGCAGCATCGCGGCCTGGCTGGCCGAACGGGTCGGCCCGGACGGCTGGGTGCTGGCCACCGACCTGGAACCCCGGCACCTCACCTGCCGGCCCCGGCTGTCCGTGCTGCGCCACGACATCCGGTACGACCCACTGCCAAGCAACGCCTTCGACCTGGTGCACGCCCGCCAGGTGCTGCCACTGCTGCCGGACCGGCTTTCCGTGCTGCACCGGCTGATCGGCGCGTTGCGGCCCGGCGGGGTGCTGCAACTCGACGACCTCGACCTCGGCTACGGACCCGCGCTGCTCACCCCGGACCAGCGCTCGGCCGAGCTGTACGCGAGATTCCTGGCCGCCAAGGCCGAGGTGATGTCCGCGACCGGCGCCGACGGCAGCTGGGGCAGCCGGGTGGCGACCGCGATGCGGGAAGCCGGACTCGTCGAGGTCGACCCGGTGCCGCACCTGAGCCAGTGGCGGCCGGACTCACCGGGGCTGCGGCTCCAGCTCAACCACACCTACCGATTGCGAGAACCCTTGCTGGCCGCCGGCCTGACCGAAGACGACCTCACCGACCTGCGCGCGCTGCTCACCGATCCCGGCTTCCGCGCCGCCTCCTGCGTGTTCTACTCGGTGCAGGGACGGCGACCGTGA
- a CDS encoding CoA transferase encodes MSPVRLDTEAAAARILAWRQLQTLGVEGQDADCVVDWAGPVAAPLLDETTVQAACGIAHVHGRRYGRPTMLNVDYATVLAGVLGAQGVLAVMVARYRGLRLRRVETSVAQAALLSVSQYLAARTAVDDWTEPLHPGGPPFVAGDGVRFEVETFEAERWHRFWTVLAAEPEAIRTGWRPFQHRYATATCPLPEPLFRAANRVSFGAVHAAADLTGVSVLRLNPAGHSLADLPPWRITPLGPAARPTGRLAREKPLDGLVVVEAGRRLQGPMAGHLLRLLGARVIRLEPRGGDLLRGMPPMAGDTSARFRAINDGKHVVEVDLHARSGRSELLEMITGADVFLHNWAPGKAAQLRLDAEDLAKVRPGLVYAWASGWGDHLGDRPPLGTDFMVQAYSGLAAEVRPAREPAAPSLMTLTDVLGGLVSAQGVLAGLLARFREGRGRRVDSSLLSAAAVLRRMPRTPRREPLSTLDGWLAVSADPRHSARIAKAFDLPDPPGYAHLAVRCAQQSTSHWLERLTAVGVPAVRVCTDLAELPADPRFGAVLRPHDGFATPAPPWEFS; translated from the coding sequence GTGAGCCCGGTGCGGCTGGACACCGAGGCCGCCGCCGCGCGCATCCTGGCCTGGCGGCAACTCCAGACCCTGGGGGTGGAGGGGCAGGACGCGGACTGCGTGGTGGACTGGGCCGGGCCGGTGGCCGCGCCGCTGCTGGACGAGACCACCGTGCAGGCCGCCTGCGGGATCGCGCACGTGCACGGCCGCCGCTACGGCAGGCCCACCATGCTGAACGTGGACTACGCCACGGTGCTGGCCGGAGTCCTTGGCGCGCAAGGGGTCCTGGCCGTCATGGTGGCCCGGTACCGTGGGCTGCGGCTGCGCAGGGTGGAGACCTCGGTGGCCCAGGCCGCGTTGCTGTCGGTGTCGCAGTACCTGGCCGCGCGCACCGCGGTGGACGACTGGACCGAACCCCTGCACCCCGGCGGGCCGCCGTTCGTGGCGGGTGACGGGGTGCGGTTCGAGGTGGAGACCTTCGAAGCCGAGCGCTGGCACCGGTTCTGGACCGTGCTGGCCGCCGAACCGGAGGCGATCCGGACCGGCTGGCGGCCGTTCCAGCACCGCTACGCCACCGCCACCTGCCCACTGCCCGAACCGCTGTTCCGGGCCGCGAACCGGGTGTCCTTCGGCGCGGTGCACGCCGCCGCCGACCTCACCGGGGTCAGCGTGCTGCGGCTCAACCCGGCCGGGCACAGCCTGGCCGACCTGCCACCCTGGCGGATCACCCCACTGGGACCCGCGGCCCGACCGACCGGTCGGTTGGCGCGCGAGAAGCCACTGGACGGCCTGGTCGTGGTCGAGGCCGGGCGGCGGTTGCAGGGGCCGATGGCCGGGCACCTGCTGCGCCTGCTCGGCGCCAGGGTGATCCGGCTGGAGCCCCGCGGCGGTGACCTGCTGCGCGGCATGCCGCCGATGGCCGGGGACACCTCGGCCCGATTCCGTGCCATCAACGACGGCAAACACGTAGTCGAGGTCGACCTGCACGCCCGATCCGGGCGCTCGGAACTGCTGGAGATGATCACCGGCGCGGACGTGTTCCTGCACAACTGGGCGCCCGGCAAGGCCGCGCAACTCCGGCTGGACGCCGAGGACCTGGCCAAGGTGCGCCCCGGCCTGGTCTACGCCTGGGCCTCCGGCTGGGGCGACCACCTCGGCGACCGCCCGCCACTGGGCACCGACTTCATGGTGCAGGCCTACAGCGGACTCGCCGCCGAGGTCCGCCCGGCCAGGGAACCCGCGGCGCCCTCGCTGATGACCCTCACCGACGTGCTCGGCGGACTGGTCAGCGCCCAGGGCGTGCTCGCCGGACTGCTGGCCCGCTTCCGCGAGGGCCGCGGCCGCCGGGTCGACTCCTCACTGCTCTCCGCGGCAGCCGTGCTGCGCCGGATGCCACGCACCCCGCGCCGCGAACCACTGTCCACATTGGACGGTTGGCTGGCCGTGTCGGCCGATCCCCGGCACAGCGCCAGGATCGCCAAGGCATTCGACCTGCCCGACCCGCCCGGCTACGCCCACCTCGCGGTGCGCTGCGCCCAGCAGTCCACCAGCCACTGGCTGGAGCGGCTGACCGCGGTCGGCGTGCCCGCGGTGCGGGTGTGCACCGACCTCGCCGAACTGCCCGCCGATCCCCGCTTCGGCGCGGTGCTGCGTCCGCACGACGGTTTCGCCACCCCTGCCCCGCCCTGGGAGTTCTCGTGA
- a CDS encoding class I adenylate-forming enzyme family protein, whose translation MSWTSNNGIVLRDLVPHALRRQWVREGHCPDLDVYAAFSRQVRARPCRIAVSDELGSLDYTDLDREVRRIATALRAAGLGQRDIIGIQLPNGRKAVAAELAVAALGGVSLPYPYSRGARDSASLLGRARAAALITLPRPDLPTLCPVFVFGPAPDGCVSLDHARIPVGPWLPAVIDPDGPARILVTSGTEAEPKMIAYSHNAFLGGRARYVRSLHTGEGPMRNLVLAPLSSSYGSLGVPVTLAALGGTLITQPGFDPADALRLITEQRPTHLFAVPTMLRRLVSQPRQSTEDTSSLRAVVSSSAAFPPSLLPECRKRLADNVITVYGSADGVNCHTARTGISPATGTGLPDPAVAHLQIRSPGGRLLPRGEEGEIIALGPMTPLCYVADPGLDAAYRLDGWVRTGDLGQLDRNGCLHVSGRLKQIVNRGGLNISPAEVEQHLGAHPDIAEVACVPVPDPELGERLAACLVQHPGTEPLTLAALAGYLERERGLERRKLPEVLLSLTELPLGPTGKVCRHTLSALAADRPAPPPPRQPLGEPARR comes from the coding sequence GTGAGCTGGACCTCGAACAACGGCATCGTGCTGCGTGATCTGGTGCCACACGCGCTGCGCAGGCAGTGGGTCCGCGAGGGCCACTGCCCCGACCTGGACGTCTACGCCGCCTTCAGCAGGCAGGTCCGCGCCCGGCCGTGCCGGATCGCGGTCAGCGACGAACTCGGCAGCCTGGACTACACCGACCTGGACCGGGAGGTGCGCCGGATCGCCACCGCGTTGCGCGCGGCCGGACTGGGCCAGCGGGACATCATCGGCATCCAGCTGCCCAACGGCCGCAAGGCGGTGGCCGCCGAACTCGCGGTGGCCGCCCTGGGCGGTGTGTCCCTGCCCTACCCGTACAGCCGCGGCGCCCGGGATTCGGCCAGTCTGCTCGGCCGCGCCAGAGCCGCCGCGCTGATCACCCTGCCCCGCCCCGACCTGCCCACGCTGTGCCCGGTCTTCGTCTTCGGCCCGGCCCCCGACGGCTGCGTCTCACTGGACCACGCCCGGATCCCGGTCGGGCCGTGGCTGCCCGCGGTGATCGACCCGGACGGTCCCGCGCGCATCCTGGTCACCTCCGGCACCGAGGCCGAACCGAAGATGATCGCCTACTCGCACAACGCCTTCCTCGGCGGCCGGGCCCGCTACGTGCGCTCGCTGCACACCGGCGAGGGCCCGATGCGCAACCTGGTGCTGGCGCCGCTGTCCTCCTCCTACGGCTCCCTCGGCGTCCCGGTCACCCTGGCCGCGCTCGGCGGAACCCTGATCACCCAACCGGGATTCGACCCGGCGGACGCCCTCCGGCTGATCACCGAACAACGCCCGACCCACCTCTTCGCCGTGCCCACCATGCTGCGCCGCCTGGTCAGCCAACCCCGACAGTCCACAGAGGACACCAGTTCACTGCGCGCGGTGGTGTCCAGCTCGGCCGCGTTCCCGCCCAGCCTGCTGCCGGAGTGCCGGAAACGGCTGGCGGACAACGTGATCACCGTGTACGGCTCGGCCGACGGGGTCAACTGCCACACCGCCCGCACCGGCATCTCCCCCGCCACCGGCACCGGCCTGCCCGACCCGGCCGTCGCCCACCTGCAGATCCGCTCCCCCGGCGGCAGACTGCTCCCCCGCGGCGAGGAGGGCGAGATCATCGCACTGGGCCCGATGACCCCGCTGTGCTACGTCGCCGACCCCGGCCTCGACGCCGCCTACCGACTGGACGGTTGGGTGCGCACCGGCGACCTTGGCCAGCTGGACCGCAACGGCTGCCTGCACGTCTCCGGCAGACTCAAGCAGATCGTCAACCGCGGCGGCCTCAACATCAGCCCCGCCGAGGTCGAGCAGCACCTGGGCGCGCATCCGGACATCGCGGAGGTGGCCTGCGTGCCGGTGCCCGACCCGGAACTGGGCGAACGCCTGGCCGCCTGCCTGGTCCAGCACCCAGGCACCGAACCACTGACCCTGGCGGCGCTGGCGGGGTACCTGGAACGGGAACGGGGGCTGGAGCGGCGGAAGTTGCCGGAGGTGTTGCTGTCGCTGACGGAGTTGCCGTTGGGGCCGACCGGGAAGGTGTGCAGGCACACCCTGAGCGCCCTGGCCGCCGACCGCCCAGCGCCACCACCGCCCCGGCAACCGCTGGGCGAACCCGCGCGCAGGTGA
- a CDS encoding LysE/ArgO family amino acid transporter — protein MTEALVAGLLAGYGIAIPVGAVATYLVALSARTSLRIGAAAALGVAAADGLYAMLAVLGGAALTDLLRPIAEPLRWASVLILVALAIRTAWSALRRFRAGQDPASTESPPRPGRAFVLLLGITVLNPTTVVYFSALVLGRSGATATGWSAVVFVLAAFLASASWQLVLATGGSLLGRILTGPRGRLATALASATLITGLAVNLALT, from the coding sequence ATGACCGAGGCGCTGGTCGCCGGACTGCTCGCGGGCTATGGCATCGCCATACCGGTCGGCGCGGTCGCGACCTACCTAGTCGCCCTCTCCGCCCGCACCAGCCTGCGCATCGGCGCCGCCGCCGCACTGGGCGTCGCGGCCGCCGACGGCCTGTACGCCATGCTGGCCGTACTCGGCGGAGCCGCGCTCACCGACCTGCTCCGGCCGATCGCCGAACCACTGCGCTGGGCCTCGGTGCTCATCCTGGTGGCACTGGCGATCCGGACCGCCTGGTCCGCGCTGCGCCGGTTCCGGGCAGGCCAGGACCCGGCTTCCACGGAATCACCGCCGAGACCGGGCCGGGCGTTCGTGCTGTTGCTGGGCATCACGGTGCTCAACCCGACCACGGTGGTCTACTTCTCCGCCTTGGTGCTGGGGCGCTCCGGCGCCACGGCCACCGGGTGGAGCGCGGTGGTGTTCGTACTGGCCGCCTTCCTCGCCTCGGCGAGCTGGCAACTGGTACTCGCCACCGGCGGCAGCCTGCTGGGCCGGATCCTCACCGGCCCACGCGGCCGCCTGGCAACCGCCCTGGCCTCAGCAACATTGATCACCGGCCTGGCAGTCAACCTGGCCCTCACCTGA